Genomic segment of Methanolobus mangrovi:
TGCTGATTTCGATGATCCGGAAATAAACAAAATGGCAACTGATATTGAGAATGGTGTCAGCGGACATGTTGAAGTCATTGACCCTACAACGGGTAAAGAAGTGACCATGGTTTACCACCCGGTAGAAACTGCTGATTTTGCATTCGTACTGAGTATCCCTGAAGAAGAGATGTTTGCAGGGGCAATGGAACTCAGGAACCAGTTGATCATCATATCTTTGATTGCGATCATTGCAATGGCAGGAATAGCCTACCTGATAGCACGCTCCATTACCAAGCCGATAGAAGATATCGTTGATGATTTCAAGAATATATCGACCGATGCACTTGAGGGTAAACTCGATCGAAAGGCAGAAACCGATGTCGGTGTGGACTTCGAGGCAATCCCCAGAGGACTGAATGATATTATGCAAACTTTGAATGGAATCATTACCGATATCAGCAGAAATTCAAATGTGATTGCCAGTACATCTGAACAGATGTCTGCAGCTATTGAAGAAGTCACAGCTACATCCGAAGATGTCTCAAGAACTATTGGCGACATCGCAAAAGGAGCACATGAACAATCCTCTAAAGCAGAAGACATCTCCCGTGCAATGACCGATATGTCATCAAACGTCCAGGACATAGCCGTCAATGCGCAGAGATCAGCCGAGATTGCCATGGAATCAAGTGAACAGACAAAAGCTGTCGGATATAAGTCAGAGGAACTGATGAAACAGATGGAAGAGATACAGAGAACATCCATCGAATCTGTGAATGCGATAAGGGAACTGGAATCTAAATCCAAGCAGATAGGAGAAATAGTCAACCTCATCACCAATATCGCTGACCAGACCAACCTCCTTGCGCTCAATGCAGCTATCGAAGCAGCACGTGCTGGCGAACACGGCAGGGGTTTTGCAGTCGTTGCTGATGAGGTTCGCAAACTTGCAGAGGAATCCGGTAGTGCAGCAAAGCAGATATCAGGCCTTATCCATGAGATACAGAATGATACTGATGTCGTAGTTGACTCAGTAGAAAAGGGCAATACCACGGTTTCCAGCGGAGTTCAGGCTCTCGATGAAACTGCTAGAGCTATGAGAGAGATCGTTGAAGGTTCTATCAAGGTCGCTGAAATGGTACAGGACATTGCTGCTGCCGCTGAAGAACAGTCTGCTTCCATCGAGGAGATAACAGCTTCTGTTGAGGAGGTAACATCAATTTCCCAGGAAGCCGCTGCGGGAACTGAAGAGACATCAGCATCTGTCGACCAGCAGGGCATGTCTATGCAGGAACTTGGCCGAAGCTCACAAGAACTTGCCGGCATGGCTGTTGCGATGCAGGAAATGGTAAACAAGTTCGTGCTTGCAAGTGACGATGTTGTGGCGCATGAGGATGCACCTAAATTAAAAAATAGCGGAAAGGGACTGCATTAATTGTCCCTTTTATTTTTGTTTTTGCTTTTTACTTTTCTAGTTCAGGTTTCAAATTGAAGTTATTAGTGATGATTTGTCAGCAAACTGTTGACAATCACTGATACGCCCTCTCATCCTCACCCGTACTCTTTTCATCCTCGTTAGCCGCATACTTGGCAAATGATTCAGCCGCCTGCTCATAGAAACTCATGGCAGTGCGGGAAGTGGTTGGTTTGACGCGTTTTTTGGCTTTGAGGAAGTGTTCGGCTGTGATTTTCAGACCCGTGGCTCTTTCCATGGCATCTTCCTTGCTGAGGCCGGGAGTGATTATCTCACGGAGAGCCAGCATTGTGGCTTCACGGGAAATGGATTCAATATCAGCACCTACGTAACCCTCGGTAATATCGGCAAGCTCATGGACATCCACACCTTCAGCCAGGGGTTTGTCATCCAGATGAATTTGGAATATCTTTTCACGGCTCTGCCTGTCAGGTGGACGGACATAGATAAGACGGTCAAATCTTCCGGGGCGCAGCAGGGCGGGGTCCACAATGTCAGGACGGTTTGTGGCTGCGATTATCACAACATCCTTCAGTTCCTCCACACCGTCTATCTCGGTGAGTATCTGGCTCACCACGCGCTCGGTAGCATGGGCATCCACACTGGAACCACGCTCCGATGCCATGGAATCGATCTCATCGAAGAAAATAATAGTTGGAGCTGCCTGCTTGGCCTTGCGGAAGGTTTCACGAACCGCACGCTCGGATTCTCCTACATAACGACTGAGCAGCTCAGGACCCTTGATACTTATGAAATTTGCCTCGCTTTCAGTAGCCACTGCCTTTGCAAGCATGGTCTTACCAGTTCCGGGCGGACCGAACAACATGATGCCACGAGGTGGTTTGGTACTCACCGCGTCAAATAGTTCAGGATATTTCAGGGGCCACTCAACAGCCTCGATCAATTCCTGCTTGGCTCCTTCCAGACCGCCGATATCCTCCCAGCTCACATGCGGAACTTCCACGAAAACCTCTCTCATGGCAGAAGGCTCTATATTCTTCAGCGCTTCATCGAAATCCTTCCTTGAAACTTCCAGCTTTTCCATGAACTCTGAGGGAATCTCATCTTCAACATCATCGATCTTTAGTTCAGGAAGCAGACGCCTGAGGGCATGCATTGCAGCCTCTTTACACAGGGATGACAGGTCAGCACCCACAAAACCGTGAGTTACTGCGGCTATTTCCTTTAATTCCAATCCTTTTTCCAGAGGCATGCCTCTTGTGTGTACATAAAGAACCTGTAACCTTCCATCAGAATCAGGAATACCTACCTCTATTTCCCTGTCAAACCTTCCGCCACGGCGCAGTGCCTCATCAATTGAATTGGGGCGGTTGGTGGCAGCGATAACTATGACCTTGCCCCTGGAAGCAAGACCGTCCATGAGGGACAGCAACTGGGCAACTATCCTGCGCTCCATCTCCCCTACAACCTCATCGCGCTTAGGAGCTATGGAATCGACCTCATCAATGAAAATAATGGTCGGTGCATTGCGCTGAGCCTCTTCGAATATCTCGCGCAGTTTCTGTTCACTTTCACCATAGTACTTGGAAACTATCTCAGGTCCGCTAACTGAAATGAAGTTTGCATCGGTCTCACTCGCAACTGCTCTTGCTATCATGGTCTTGCCCGTACCGGGAGGACCGTACAGGAGAACACCTTTAGGAGGGTCGATTCCAAGTTTATTGAACAATTCAGGATGTTTGAGCGGAAGCTCTATCATCTCACGCACAAGCCCCAGTTCCCTCTGAAGACCTCCGATGTCCTCATAGGTCACCTGACCGGCGGTGGTCTCTCCGATAGCCGCCTTCTCCCTGAGTTGTATCTGGGTATTCCTTGTCACAACCACGGGACCTGAAGGTTTGGTTGAAAGCACCACGAAAGAAATAGGATTGTTAACCGTTTCAACACGAATATTCTGTCCCTTTACAACAGGACGACCTTCCAGTATCCTGAGAATAAAACGTGCGCCGCCAACAAGATGCGTTTCCC
This window contains:
- a CDS encoding methyl-accepting chemotaxis protein, with the translated sequence MNINTRLILYIVTSVTILMAISTYVIVDKVTEQEMNMAYSESENIARGYAYQYDSGMQSNQLLAQTLASTMENYGTGDRDEVNAILKSLLQEDQGLLGTYVAYEANDFDGNDAEFANTQGHDSTGRFIPYWSRIGGSVALDPLAGYETDDYYQLPKSLKQDVILEPFMYDGVMMISYVSPIIKEGDFIGIAGVDVSLDYIDEEVSKVTVFDTGYAFMVSNSGMFMSHPDEKKWIGTKYLADFDDPEINKMATDIENGVSGHVEVIDPTTGKEVTMVYHPVETADFAFVLSIPEEEMFAGAMELRNQLIIISLIAIIAMAGIAYLIARSITKPIEDIVDDFKNISTDALEGKLDRKAETDVGVDFEAIPRGLNDIMQTLNGIITDISRNSNVIASTSEQMSAAIEEVTATSEDVSRTIGDIAKGAHEQSSKAEDISRAMTDMSSNVQDIAVNAQRSAEIAMESSEQTKAVGYKSEELMKQMEEIQRTSIESVNAIRELESKSKQIGEIVNLITNIADQTNLLALNAAIEAARAGEHGRGFAVVADEVRKLAEESGSAAKQISGLIHEIQNDTDVVVDSVEKGNTTVSSGVQALDETARAMREIVEGSIKVAEMVQDIAAAAEEQSASIEEITASVEEVTSISQEAAAGTEETSASVDQQGMSMQELGRSSQELAGMAVAMQEMVNKFVLASDDVVAHEDAPKLKNSGKGLH
- a CDS encoding CDC48 family AAA ATPase; its protein translation is MTEEITVSVGQAYPRDAGRGIARLDKILMQQIGAISGDIIEIKSKEKCYAIVWPGYLEDAGKELVRIDGNLRNNAKVGIDDKVTLRKVQVVEAEAVSLAPTRETHLVGGARFILRILEGRPVVKGQNIRVETVNNPISFVVLSTKPSGPVVVTRNTQIQLREKAAIGETTAGQVTYEDIGGLQRELGLVREMIELPLKHPELFNKLGIDPPKGVLLYGPPGTGKTMIARAVASETDANFISVSGPEIVSKYYGESEQKLREIFEEAQRNAPTIIFIDEVDSIAPKRDEVVGEMERRIVAQLLSLMDGLASRGKVIVIAATNRPNSIDEALRRGGRFDREIEVGIPDSDGRLQVLYVHTRGMPLEKGLELKEIAAVTHGFVGADLSSLCKEAAMHALRRLLPELKIDDVEDEIPSEFMEKLEVSRKDFDEALKNIEPSAMREVFVEVPHVSWEDIGGLEGAKQELIEAVEWPLKYPELFDAVSTKPPRGIMLFGPPGTGKTMLAKAVATESEANFISIKGPELLSRYVGESERAVRETFRKAKQAAPTIIFFDEIDSMASERGSSVDAHATERVVSQILTEIDGVEELKDVVIIAATNRPDIVDPALLRPGRFDRLIYVRPPDRQSREKIFQIHLDDKPLAEGVDVHELADITEGYVGADIESISREATMLALREIITPGLSKEDAMERATGLKITAEHFLKAKKRVKPTTSRTAMSFYEQAAESFAKYAANEDEKSTGEDERAYQ